A window of Calditrichota bacterium genomic DNA:
TCCTCGCACCCGACCAACCTCCCCTCTGTCCCCTCCTTGCCAAGGAGGGGATGGGGTTTTCCGTCTTCGTCAGCAACTCCAAGCAGAACTGTTTTTTTCATTAACAAGAAAAACCATCCCGGAAGTCTCCCACCCATCTTCCCCCTTGCTCCCAACAATTCCCCTCCCCTTACCAAGGGGAGGGTCAGGGAGGGGTCTCATTCTTTCATCTCACTCCGGTGTGACCAAAACCGCCTTTTCGCTCGGTTTCGCTGATTTCTTCTGAAAAAACCAGTTTTTCCGGGTGCACCACCAAATTGAACACCAACTGGGCAATACGATCGCCCGGCTTGACGAAAAAATCTTCTTTCGAGTGATTCACTAAAATGACCCCAATCTCGTCCCGATAACCGGCGTCAATGGTTCCGGGACTGTTGAGTGCCGTGACCCCCTTTTTCAGCGCCAGTCCCGAACGGGGACGTACCTGGGCTTCCATCCAGAGGGAAAAGCCCTCCGATGAGCCACACCCCTCCACGGGACGGTCCGGCAGTTCCACCGCCAATCCCGTGCGCACCAGGCGCCACTCCCCCGCCGGCACAACCACTTCTTCCACCGCGTGGAGATCGGCCCCCGCGTCGGAGGTGTGCTGGTAGCTTGGTAAAATAGCCTTTTCGTGCAATTTTTTAAAACGAATGGTCATTCAATTTCTCCAAAAAATTTATTAAGCAAAAAATCATTCCTTCGGGATGCTGCCCAGGCTATCCTTTCAGCTCTTCGGGCTGAAAAAATTCTCACCACCCGTATCTTTCCGGGCCCCAGGCTTTTTTGACCTGCGTTTGCTCGGCGTAGATCAGGGTGCGTTCGGGGATATCCCCCTGAACAAGTGTCCCGGCCCCAACCAAACTGTACGGACCGATTTTCACGCCGGGCATGAGAATGGCATTCACTCCCGTGCGGCAGTAATCACCGACGTATGCGGCGTTGGCCCCGGTGCGGGGAATTTCCCGGCGGCCTTTCACCCGGTGAACCGTCTGGGCGTCGTCGAAGCGGAGGTTCCCGCACACCGTAGCCGCCCCCAGGTCAGAATACGCGCCCAACACACCCCAGAACTCACCATAGTGGTAGGCGTAGGCGTTGTCGAACATCACGCCCTCAAATTCCGCTCCGTGGCCCACAAAACAGCGGTTACCAATGGTCGTCAACGGGCCCACCTGGCAGTAGCGCTGCACCGTGGCGTGATCACCCACCACCACGTGACCGTCCAGAATGGCGCCGTCTGTCACCACGCTGTTCTCACCCAGCCAGAGATTGCCGTGCACGATCACCCGGGGTCCAATCACACTGTTGGGACCCAGCACCACGTGGCCGTCCAGAATGGCAGATTCGTGCACCCGTGCGGTGGGATGAATGGCATCGGTTTGAAGGGCCTGCGCCATTTCGCGAATCACCGCTTCGTTGGCTTCCAGAATATGCCAGGGTTTGTCCACATCCACAAACAGACCGGCAGTTTCCACCGCCAGAATTTCCCCTCCCGACCGCAAAAAAA
This region includes:
- a CDS encoding NTP transferase domain-containing protein, which codes for MKTALILTGGRGSKLWPYGLTRNKAALPIANVPILTRALRLLREAGIGKVVVAADYKADQIQALVVGEDHVHREMLSLPGTAPVVAKLWESLPDDELLVVYGDVLFSGDDVKILLKKFEAENTPAAVLVQSLNGEDPRNGWGAAVRENRVTDILGHPRDDVSHRLTGLFALRKTVLPAIQKTTTAPQAIQIGMMPPDEAELADSLGIFLRSGGEILAVETAGLFVDVDKPWHILEANEAVIREMAQALQTDAIHPTARVHESAILDGHVVLGPNSVIGPRVIVHGNLWLGENSVVTDGAILDGHVVVGDHATVQRYCQVGPLTTIGNRCFVGHGAEFEGVMFDNAYAYHYGEFWGVLGAYSDLGAATVCGNLRFDDAQTVHRVKGRREIPRTGANAAYVGDYCRTGVNAILMPGVKIGPYSLVGAGTLVQGDIPERTLIYAEQTQVKKAWGPERYGW
- the dut gene encoding dUTP diphosphatase; the protein is MTIRFKKLHEKAILPSYQHTSDAGADLHAVEEVVVPAGEWRLVRTGLAVELPDRPVEGCGSSEGFSLWMEAQVRPRSGLALKKGVTALNSPGTIDAGYRDEIGVILVNHSKEDFFVKPGDRIAQLVFNLVVHPEKLVFSEEISETERKGGFGHTGVR